In the Gossypium arboreum isolate Shixiya-1 chromosome 10, ASM2569848v2, whole genome shotgun sequence genome, one interval contains:
- the LOC108488390 gene encoding cell wall / vacuolar inhibitor of fructosidase 1-like, whose amino-acid sequence MNNTISFALLHLAFCFTLVSFTPISALELHGTGANMVETTCQKTPFYNLCVSALKSDPRSSGANVAGLAQIGTDKLKAKATATLRQITALLKVAKDPKLKMALRDCADYYNAIVKYDIPVAVEAVTKGDPKFGVEGATDAANEADACGRGFKNEPKFPIYASNKVVHDLSAVVASIVQLLL is encoded by the coding sequence ATGAACAACACCATCTCTTTTGCTCTGCTTCACCTTGCATTTTGCTTCACTTTAGTTTCATTCACTCCTATTTCTGCCCTGGAATTGCATGGAACTGGTGCCAACATGGTCGAAACAACTTGCCAAAAGACACCCTTTTACAATCTATGCGTCTCGGCTCTTAAATCCGACCCTCGAAGTTCCGGTGCAAACGTAGCGGGGCTAGCGCAAATCGGAACTGATAAACTGAAGGCCAAAGCCACCGCAACGCTGCGGCAGATCACAGCGCTGCTTAAAGTGGCCAAAGATCCGAAGCTGAAAATGGCCTTGCGTGACTGTGCTGATTATTACAACGCCATTGTTAAATACGATATCCCGGTAGCTGTAGAAGCTGTCACGAAAGGCGACCCAAAGTTCGGTGTCGAGGGGGCGACGGATGCAGCTAATGAAGCCGATGCTTGTGGCAGGGGATTCAAAAACGAACCCAAGTTTCCAATATATGCTAGCAACAAGGTTGTCCATGATCTTTCTGCTGTGGTTGCTTCCATTGTCCAATTATTACTATGA